The sequence below is a genomic window from Gymnogyps californianus isolate 813 chromosome 11, ASM1813914v2, whole genome shotgun sequence.
ctgccagggatGCACCGAGTACTGGGTGGCCAAAGGAAGGCTGCTCCTCACTGGCAAAGGGGTGCAAGGAGCTCCTGGGGTGGTCCCCAGCTCCTACCTCCACACTAAACGCTGCAATTTGCCTGCAAAATAGGTCCGCTTTCCCGAGGGGTGGTCACCAACAGACCTGGTGGTCCCCCCTGTCCTTCCATTATGCCCCTGGACCCTCAGCTTGACTCTCCTGCGTAGCCTTGGGGTGCCGATATGGTTGGGTGTTGCACATGCATCACCGCAGACACTGCCCAGAGTCACCTCCCATGGGGCAGAGAGGCCATAAAATGTCTCCAAGCCATGGTGGGGTGAAGATTTCTACCCCCTTTGACATCCTCCACCCATCCAGGGGGTGGCCAGCCCTCCCAGCCAGGGAGacccaggctgtgctggggaagaTGCGCAGCGAGGAGCACCCGGGATGTGAAGATCGAGACCAGAGGAGACAGACAGTTCTTTGCACGAGATGCTGTGACAGCTTctcaaatcaaaatatttggGCTTGAGCCAAAACAAGTCATCATGtgtgtcgtgtcccccccccccccttttttttcttgccgACCATTTGGTGTTCAGCATGGTCCTTCCCGCAGAAGGACAGATTGTGTTTGGGGCAAGAGGAACAAAAGCCTCGCAGCCGTCCCTTTGCAAAACGGGGCAAGAAAGGGGGAAGAGCTGCTTAAACCTGGGGTAGGCTGTGCAAGGTGGGGGTCCACCATCCATCcgccccctcctgccccccaacaTCCTTTACCCAGGCAGGCAAAAGCCGTCTGGAAGGCGGCAAAGCTCATCCAGCAGACGATGGCTTGTCGGGACGGGCGGAGGATATGGGCTTTGTAGAAAACATCCAGCACGGCCCCTTGGTAGAGCGCCTTCAGGTTGTTCCTGGGGAGAGAGACCAGCTGCATCCCGGCTCAGTGACAAGGTCAAGGCCAGAGGAGTGAGGACACCATACCTGTGCATCCCCAGCGTCCTCAGGAGCATGGCGCAGgtcagcaggcagcacagcaccaGCGAGCAGATGTAGCAGACTgtggaggagcagggggagacGGCCGGGTCAGGGCTGCGGCCAGCCCCAGCAATGggattttattataaaatgtttctcaggAGCATTGGGGGGGGTTGAGTTACGGGGCTGCATGGATGTACCCCCCCCAGCAGGGcactgtgcctcagtttccctccctACCCCCTTTGCGATATAGGGATCTCCATCTCCCAGGCAGGCATGAGCTGATGAGACagtgaaagggaaggggaaagacaAGCAGCCAGGGGAAAGACAAGCAGTTAGGTTAGCTCAGTGCTGGAAAAATCATTGAGCAAGCCGTGATAAGCAGGCAGTGCGATGGAGAGAGCCTAGGAAGATGCTCTCAGAaaaggggatgggggggggggggaagaaagaggggggaaggaggtcTGGCGGGAGGGATGGAGatgtcaggaaaacaaagaggaTGAGAGGGGCTTGGTGACTTGGCAAAAGCCATAAAAAGTCCCCCCTGGGTTGGTGGTACCCCAAGGTAGTGCCGTGGAGGGAGGGGGACACCCCTGCCATCCCCGCACCCCCCCATCCACGTCTTTCAATTATCCAGGGGGCAGGGGCCATCTGCTCGATTCCAGTACATATCAAAGCCCGCAGCCGAAGGGCAGCATCTGCggagctgccagctctccctgcctcgCCGTCTTGGCACACGGCAGCCGCTCGGAGATGCCTGGCACGGCACCAGGCTCACAGGGCCGCCTTTCATGTCCGCACGGCTACGGCTTCGGCAGCTGGTTTTTAAGTCCCCCTGGAAGCTGCCTCATCACCACCCAGTTTCCTGGACCATCCTCTGGGTTAGAAATCTCTCTGATAAGTTCTGAAATCCTCCGAAAATCACCTATGGATGCAGGACCTGGCTGGGAACCCACCTTCCAGCGACCACAGGTAGTACTTGACGGTGTTGAGCTCCTTCTCCATGTCACCCGGGACAGCCGGGCTCTCCGAGGGCACCAAGCCAAACTGGACCAACAACACCACGATGTCCTTCGTCATTCCCGCCCGCACGATCTGGATGGTGGGGATGACGGCTACCAGGAGCAGCAGGGCGACCTGCGAGGGAGCGGTGCCACGTGAGCCCCGGGTCACGGCATCCCACTGCTGAGCCATCGCCTTAGCTTAAAGACTTAAGGCTGGCTGAGCCCTGGAAGCACATGGCTGGTTGCTGCGGCTCAGCCGAGGGATGGTAATACTTTGAGGCGCGCTAATACCATCCCCGTAGCCAAAATTGTGGCGTGGCAATGACCTCTGGGCTCCTCTGCCTTGGGAGGACACAGCCAagaaggcagggagggggctcTGCTTGGCATTTAACCATCAGCATCACCTGGTAGACAGCGATCACGGCCGTGGTTATGGACAGGACGAGCTTCAGCGGGATCTGGAAACCTGTAAGGCAGAATCGGAGGGTTGTAttggagaggagctgggatGTGGGATCATGGGGGAAGAGTGGAGCAGGCTGCAGGTCCACCCAACCCAGCAGCCAAAGCAAACGCCCCAGGGGAGAGCGCTGGAACAGGGCGGTCAAATATTAATGGGGGTTTCCCCAGGGAAATCCTGCAAGGCTGTATAGCTGGGAGCGGTTTCTCTGTACGTCAGCTGGATGGGTTTCCTTCCTGTTGATCCCCCTTTCCCGCAAGCCCGTGAAACCTCCCGTGCCCACAGCACTGAGCCCCAGCAGCCGGGTGCCTGCTGCGTGGGGTGCCACGTCCCTTGGGGTGCCACCTCCCGGGACAGCCCGTGCTTCTTCCATGGGCAGAGGGGGCGAGGAGTAGTTCCCCTTTCCTGGGCTGTTAGGGATTTTATCCACTTACTGTAGATTTTATTCCCTTATCGTAGCCTTATCAAGCATCAGGCTGCAATATTAGCACAACCCATGCCTGAACCTCGCTGCCTCAGCCCACCCATGCCCCCACGGTGGTGGTGGCGGGGGGTCCAGCTCCCCACCCCGAACCGCAACAGTTTGTGCAAAGCCGAGGCGTCGCACGTGCGGCGGGTGGCAGCTGCCGTGGCACAGATGCTTTGGGGAAGGAGCCAAGAAAGGCATTTGCTCTCCccggggaaggggaggcagccTGTTTGccgagctgctgctgcagccaagAGCGCAGCCCGCGCCTGCCCGCAGCCTACCTTCCTCAGGAGCGTAGATGTAGGAGCATAAATACGTCTGGACCCTTGATAGGAGGCTCTCTTCTAACTTcgtggagctggaggaggaaggagagggtgaaAAGCATGTCCCTCGGGAGCAGGGACCCTCTCTGCCCCTGTTGCAGGCAGCgggctgccaggcagggctggcacaggCTGATCAGGCAGAGCTGCGGGAAGGTGTCGTCCTTACCTCCCCTTCCGAGGGCGTTTGGACAGGACAGCCTTCAGGTACTTCTTGTAATAACCTCGCCCTGTAGCCTTAAGGAAAGCAGCAATAAGCTGCCTGATTTGAGCACAGGGATATGCTCAGGCActcagggcagggagaggtgacTCTGCCTTTTGGGGGGCCAGAGCATCTGCATCCCACCCGGCAGCCGCCTTCTTGCTCCGCTACCCCCGGCCACCCACCCATCGCTAGCACGATGTCCCGCAGCACCCTCTGTATGGAATGTGGGTGATGGGCTCCCAGCACTCGTTTGGATAACGTGTTGGAGCGATGCTGGCAGCAAATCTTCCGGCACCGCAAAGGTGGAAATAAATCTGCCTTGTTCCCATCAACAAAGCAGCCCAAAACCAGGCGTACCGGTAGGACAGCTGAAAACCCTCGTTCccatcagccagctcccagcaAGTGCCTGGGGGTCACTTCAGTCCACGCTTGGgctgactgcttttttttgaagtaggtttttcctcctctcttcccaacAAAGCCCCGGCATTTCCCAAAGGGCCAGGGATTATTCAGCCTGCCGGGAAAACAAGGCGACCCCAGTCCCGGCCTGAATGGGACGCATTGATGCCTTAAGCCTCTTGTACTAAGGAGTTTACTCCAAAGATGGATTTTTCACTCCCTCTTCAAATCCAGCAAGATAAACAGAGCCATGACCCATTGCCGtcagagggatggaggggaggCAGCTCTCAGTGCCGGAGCAAAGTGGGGAACACGTGCCCTCAGAGCACCCCAGTTCTCCTGGTCCCCAAGGCAGACAGACGGGCTGCGGGGCAGGAGAGCTCCCAAAACCATGCAGGTCCATCAAGGGCTTCTCCCATGCTACCATCTCCCGAGTCGCCTCATGGATCTTCATTACCTCCTTATCCGAggtctcctcctgcctggtgaAGCTCCTGATGAGCAGAGCTGGATACCAAAGGCTTAAGAGCACGAGGCAGAGGATGATGGGGATGTAAGAGAGCGTGGAGTAGTACCTGTATATCTGGGGAGGAGCAGAGATGTCACATGCCACACCACCCCAGCCTGGGGGCCTAGTGCCGGGCAGGTGACACCTTAATGTCACTTCAAGGAGGTGATGAGAAAGTCACCTCCAACCCTGGGCCACACCAGTCTcctcgctccctccccaggcagtGGGACACGTACCTTCGGCGACTGGGGACAATCCACCTTCTGCCAGATGTGGACGACGCAGTGGCaccaggagagcaggcagcccACGAGGTAGCTGGCCCTGTGCCGGACAGTGGCACAGGCGATCAGGGGGTAGTAGAAGGCAGGGTAGTAGAGCAAAGCCAGGATCTTCCAGTACTCTAGATGGGATGAcgggaagagaggaggaagagcaaaagAGGCAAGAGAAGGCAGCGTTCTCAGTACGGACCAGGGTGAACAGGCTGCTCAGGGTGCCACCCAAAGCTGCACGCCtcctgggtggggaggagtgtGGTGCCCACAGGCCAGGAGGGTGCTCGCCTTACCCCGGGTGCTCTGGGAGGAGTGGGTGATGAGTGGCAGAGGGTCCCTGTCCAAGACCAGCACACACAGGGAGGAGAACAGGATGCCGAACACTGCAGCCGCCAGCCCTCGgttgccttcctcctccagaAAGTTGACTGGGCTGCAAgccaaggaaggaaggagccGGTCACCAGATCATGGGCACCTTGTCCCCACCATCCTCTGCCCCAGAGCTGGGTTATCCCATCCTGCACCTCAGCATCCCTCCACCCGCTTGGCTGCAGGGTGACAGGGACCCTGGGGACCGGGGTGCAGGGCCAGGGTACCTGAGCAGTCCCGGGACGCCGTTCCAGCAGCTCCGGTGGAGACGCCTGCGTTTCACCAGCAAGGACAAGCCCACGAGCACGGCCAGCTGCCAGAAACCCAATCGAGGGAGCAATAAATACATGGGGGGGTGTCTGGGTGGGGGGCTCGGACATGCTGCTATGTGATGGGAGCCTCTACAGAGACACCATCTCCGCCCAACACCCTAAATCCAGCCGTGGTTGAAGCAGGGACAGGCACTTCTCGACCTGCTTTGATGAGTTACGGGCTCTAAATGCCTCAGAGGGACCATGctgggaaaaagtaaaaataaatcaaagccTTCCATTGACTACAGGCACGAAACAAAGTCTGGAGATGTGCGAGTCCCTTGTTAGAGCATCCCAGCTCAAACCTTGCTTGAGCTCAAGCTGAAGAGCTCAGACCTCCTATCTAGGAGTAGACGGGCATGACCCGAGGACAGCAAATACGACATCGGGGCAGATAACCCACCCCGCGGGACTTGGCGGGTACTTACGGAGACGGGTGCCATGCAGATGTGGTACAGTCTGGGAGAAATGGTGGGGTCGCAGTCTGGGATTACGCTGGGAAACATGCTagaaagaggagggggggggaggaaaaatcaCGTGTGGTTGTATTTAGTCCCAAAAGGGCAAAGCAAAGATGCTGGGGTAACGCCCACGTACACGGCGGCAGCGGAGATTTCAGTCTGATGCTGAGAAGGGGCAAACCTCCGAAGAGCTGGGTTACACAACCCGTCAATAACCAGGGATGAAGTCACCCTCACGAGATGACTTTATGATCAAGTGAGAGAGATAACACGCGGGAGCGACCCCGAGCTGAGCCCCGCAGGGGCTGGGTGACCTCCCTGCACGCACAGGGATGCCAAGGCTGAACAGGAGATCAGCAAGGAAGGACGAAGCCCCCCTTTACCTCTTTTACACCCGTATCCATTCCGGCTCTGTCTTTTCAAGGGATGcagcctgcaaagcagcagttctCCTTGCTGCCTAAGGCAACGCACTTATTAAATGCCAGCTGGGAGGCTGAAGACCCCTTGTAGGGTGTTTTGATGCCTTTCCCACGGGAGAAGGACCAGCCCCAGAGCTGGGGGGATGGCGGAGGTGATGGCTGCCCAGGGTAGGTGCGTGCGGGACCCAGAGCCGCATCTCCCAGCCAGCCAAGGCCGGCCGAGCAGGCGTGCCAggctttgctttatttattccCTCTCTGGCTTCCATTACATCCCTTAATCTCTGCTTTGCCgcagccctcctcctctccccaaggCCAGACGCGATCGTGCCCAGCCACCTTCACCCAACACTGGGCAGCAAATGCCAGGGAGCTGAACACCCCGAGCCCCGTAACTCGCAGGGGGGGACCCCCCTGAGCCCCGTAACTCGCAGGAGGGGAATCCACAAGAGCTCTCGTGCCCTCCCAAACCCCGCAGCGCTGGTGGGGCGGGCAGAGACAGGAGACTAGCTGCAGAGCTCCCATCAAcaaggctgcagggaagggTCTGATAGTGAAATTAGGATTTCTCGGGCATATGTCCAAGGTTGTCACCAAACTGCCAGAAAAGGCTTTATAGGACCAGCTGCCGTTAGCAAAGCTctgatttctgcctttttttctctgccaacGGCTGGCCTTGGATAGACCAGAAAATTCCTGCTGTCCAAAAAATTTCCAGGCTCTGGAAATCCAGGGCACCCACCCGCAAGGTTAAGAGCACAGGGATACCAAAACCCTTTTTGGTATCACCAGGGCTTCAGCGTCTAAACCCAGAGCATCCAGGAGCTGTCAGATGGGCAAACCCCCCGGTGCTGCCTCCATCCCTTCACTGACCACGGCTTCCTGCAAAGGAGGACACCCAGAAAATACCCCAAAGGTTTCTAGCAGAGGTGTGGGTCATGCAGGAGGGGCTTCGCCTGCGGAAAAAGGGGCTGGGCAAGGAGATTTCAAAGGCTGTTTTGCAATGCAGAAGATTAAGGATGAGGAGGAACTCTTGGGGCTGGTCACTGCTGGGATCTCCTCCTGCTTGCCCTCAGGATTCGGTATCAGTCAACTGAGCGGTGTAAAACCCACCCGCAGAGGACTAAGTCAACAGAGGGACAATAGGTGCTGATAGACGGGCCTTGGGATGCCCAGCTTCGAGCCTTGTGGGACACCTTGGATAAATTGCCCCGCtactctgtgcctcagtttcccctcccTATAGCACTTCTCTTGTCCTTGGGAAAGGCACTCAGCTAGGAGGGCATGAAGTGCTGGGTCCTTGCTGCGAGGTTGGGCCCTGGGGTCCTGTCCCTGGGGCAAACACAGCACTGCTCTTGGGAGTATGCTCAGTTAAAGAGCGGAGCATCACGGATGGAGAGGTAATAGGCTGTACAAGACCCGCTGATTACACCAGtttgggggggaaaggaagacaTCCATGCAAGCCCAGGGATGCTCAGCTCTATTTTGCAGGTAGGAAACCTGTTCAGGGTTGCCGTACCATGCAGGGACCCGGCCGAgcatcccagccctgcctccctgccGGTGGATCGGGGTATGCTGCCAACTCTCTTCACCCCTAGCCGAAAATCTGCACCGCTGCTTGCGGGGAGCTGGAGTGGGATTAAGGCAGGGGACCGATTTGCAAGGCTGTGTCATGAGGATGTCTTCAAAGCCAGAAGCATGGAGCCAGAGTAGCCCTCTCTAGGCCAGCAAAGGCTCTGGGGGCTTCAGAGGGGTCAGGGCAACAGGTTAACCCCACGCACTTGACTTTGCATGTTGGGGAAGGCTAAGCGAAAGGGAGCATAACTAGCAGAGATGCCCGCTGCAGGATTTACCTCAGCTCTTGCCAGAAGCAACCTAaagaaatgatttttctctgaTTTAGGGGGCCAAAATAAGCCTTTTTAATCACCTCCCGCTCACCGGGGAATaaatcctggctctgctgctcagGGGACATTGCTCTCCAGAAAGGGGATAGAGCAGCcgggcaggaggctggcagccACCCGGGGTGACCCCAGCAGGGACAGGGGGACACGTGGCACCCGCTAGCAGGGCTGGACACTTACTCATCCTGTGGCATGGCTGGCTCCATGGTTTCGTAGATGTACCAGTCAGAAACAAGATCGTCGGTGCCGGCGAAGCCATTGTCCAGCAGAGCATCATGCATCCCACCGGAGCCGTTGGCCGCCATGgctgtctccttcctccctccgcGGGCTGGAGAGAGATGGTGAGAGGCAGCCCGAGGCAGAAAGCAACCGGGCTTTCCCAAGGTGGGTCCTCCTGGGCTCTTGGAAATGCAGGGATGGAGGCACTGAGCCAAGAGGCTTTATCTTCTCAGGT
It includes:
- the STRA6 gene encoding receptor for retinol uptake STRA6, which codes for MAANGSGGMHDALLDNGFAGTDDLVSDWYIYETMEPAMPQDDMFPSVIPDCDPTISPRLYHICMAPVSLAVLVGLSLLVKRRRLHRSCWNGVPGLLSPVNFLEEEGNRGLAAAVFGILFSSLCVLVLDRDPLPLITHSSQSTREYWKILALLYYPAFYYPLIACATVRHRASYLVGCLLSWCHCVVHIWQKVDCPQSPKIYRYYSTLSYIPIILCLVLLSLWYPALLIRSFTRQEETSDKEATGRGYYKKYLKAVLSKRPRKGSSTKLEESLLSRVQTYLCSYIYAPEEGFQIPLKLVLSITTAVIAVYQVALLLLVAVIPTIQIVRAGMTKDIVVLLVQFGLVPSESPAVPGDMEKELNTVKYYLWSLEVCYICSLVLCCLLTCAMLLRTLGMHRNNLKALYQGAVLDVFYKAHILRPSRQAIVCWMSFAAFQTAFACLGLLIQQVIFFICSVGFTFFFVIPLQSGTNTHLFKIIQNMWPFWLTLVVAVIVQNLAAHYQFLEQHPLRKELTNRRALYIVTYLLFPINVLVGVLAGVWRMVISGLYNAIHFCQLDISLLNRGVETFDPGYHAYCHYLKIEVSQSHPVMKAFCLLLLQLARPEGPPGLRANNVEEGIQLMQPKKMPPSRARFKQSRARWWLAYTLLNNPSLTACRKTALSDPTANGTQLSPPKP